The following proteins are encoded in a genomic region of Nycticebus coucang isolate mNycCou1 chromosome 17, mNycCou1.pri, whole genome shotgun sequence:
- the N4BP3 gene encoding NEDD4-binding protein 3 isoform X3 translates to MQSLAAHKGQKLWRSNGSLHTLACHPPLSPGPWATQARAQLLHALSLDEGGPEPEPSLSDSSSGGSFGRSPGTGPSPFSSSLGHINHLGGSLDRASRSPKEAGPLAMMSCLPEPPPPYEFSCPTTEEMVAIPPDTCEDLKRVLGDEDGSNPFTQVLEERQHLWLSELKRLYVERLHEVAQKAERSERNLQLQLFMAQQEQRRLRKELQAQQGLALEPRPPGTLPEADPSARPEEEARWEVCQKTAEISLLKQQLREAQAELTQKLAEIFSLKTQLRGCRAQAQAQSAELAQLREAVRSLQEQAPREEAPGSCETDDCKSRGLLGQAGGSEARDSAEQLRAELLQERLRGQEQALRFEQERRTWQEEKERVLRYQREIQGGYMDMYHRNQALEQELRALREPPTPWSPRLESSKI, encoded by the exons ATGCAGAGCCTGGCAGCCCATAAGGGTCAGAAGCTGTGGCGCAGCAATGGCAGCCTGCACACACTGGCCTGCCACCCGCCCCTGAGCCCAGGGCCCTGGGCCACCCAGGCCCGGGCACAACTGCTGCATGCCCTCAGCCTAGATGAGGGTGGCCCAGAGCCCGAGCCCAGCCTGTCTGACTCCTCCAGTGGGGGTAGTTTTGGCCGTAGCCCCGGCACTGGCCCTAGCCCCTTCAGCTCCTCTCTGGGCCACATTAACCACCTTGGTGGCTCCCTGGACCGGGCCTCGAGAAGCCCCAAGGAGGCTGGGCCACTGGCTATGATGAGCTGCCTGCCAGAGCCACCACCCCCCTACGAGTTCTCCTGCCCCACCACTGAAGAGATGGTGGCCATTCCGCCTGACACCTGTGAGGACCTGAAGCGAGTCCTCGGCGATGAGGATGGCTCCAACCCCTTCACACAG GTGCTGGAGGAgcgccagcacctgtggctgtcTGAGCTGAAGCGCCTGTATGTGGAGCGGCTGCATGAGGTGGCCCAGAAGGCTGAGCGTAGCGAGCGCAACCTCCAGCTGCAGCTGTTCATGGCCCAGCAGGAGCAGCGGCGCCTACGCAAGGAGCTGCAGGCTCAGCAGGGCCTGGCCCTGGAGCCTCGGCCCCCTGGCACTCTCCCAGAGGCTGACCCCAGTGCACGACCAGAGGAGGAAGCACGATGGGAG GTGTGCCAGAAGACAGCGGAGATTAGCCTCTTGAAGCAGCAGCTGCGGGAAGCCCAAGCGGAACTGACCCAGAAGCTGGCTGAGATCTTCAGTCTGAAGACGCAACTTCGGGGCTGCCGGGCACAAGCCCAGGCTCAGAGTGCAGAACTGGCCCAGCTGCGTGAGGCTGTGCGCAGCCTTCAGGAGCAGGCCCCTCGGGAGGAGGCCCCAGGCAGCTGTGAGACTGATGACTGTAAGAGCAGGGGGCTGCTGGGGCAggcaggaggaagtgaggccAGAGATAGTGCTGAGCAGCTGCGAGCTGAGCTGCTACAAGAACGGCTCCGGGGCCAGGAGCAGGCTCTGCGCTTTGAGCAGGAACGGAGGACTTGGCAGGAGGAAAAGGAGCGTGTGCTGCGCTACCAGCGGGAGATCCAGGGGGGCTACATGGACATGTACCACCGCAACCAGGCACTGGAGCAGGAACTGCGGGCACTGAGGGAGCCCCCCACGCCCTGGAGTCCTCGGCTGGAGTCCTCTAAGATCTGA
- the N4BP3 gene encoding NEDD4-binding protein 3 isoform X2, whose protein sequence is MATAPDPADIAMGSVGSLLERQDFSPEELRAALAGSRSTRQPDGLLRKGLGQRELLSYLHLPKKDGKTTKRAPRNDPADYATLYYREHPRAGDFSKTSLPERGRFDKCRIRPSVFKSAAGNGKGVLSMQSLAAHKGQKLWRSNGSLHTLACHPPLSPGPWATQARAQLLHALSLDEGGPEPEPSLSDSSSGGSFGRSPGTGPSPFSSSLGHINHLGGSLDRASRSPKEAGPLAMMSCLPEPPPPYEFSCPTTEEMVAIPPDTCEDLKRVLGDEDGSNPFTQVLEERQHLWLSELKRLYVERLHEVAQKAERSERNLQLQLFMAQQEQRRLRKELQAQQGLALEPRPPGTLPEADPSARPEEEARWEVCQKTAEISLLKQQLREAQAELTQKLAEIFSLKTQLRGCRAQAQAQSAELAQLREAVRSLQEQAPREEAPGSCETDDCKSRGLLGQAGGSEARDSAEQLRAELLQERLRGQEQALRFEQERRTWQEEKERVLRYQREIQGGYMDMYHRNQALEQELRALREPPTPWSPRLESSKI, encoded by the exons ATGGCCACAGCCCCCGACCCTGCTGACATTGCCATGGGCAGCGTGGGCAGCCTGTTGGAACGTCAGGACTTCTCCCCTGAAGAGCTACGTGCAGCACTTGCTGGGTCCCGGAGCACCCGCCAGCCTGATGGGCTCCTCCGGAAGGGCTTGGGCCAGCGTGAACTCCTCAGCTACCTGCACCTCCCCAAGAAGGATGGCAAGACCACCAAGCGGGCCCCTCGGAATGACCCTGCTGACTATGCCACCCTCTACTACCGGGAACATCCTCGAGCCGGAGACTTCAGCAAGACTTCTCTGCCTGAGCGGGGTCGCTTTGACAAG TGCCGCATTCGCCCATCAGTGTTCAAGTCTGCAGCAGGCAATGGGAAGGGTGTCCTGTCCATGCAGAGCCTGGCAGCCCATAAGGGTCAGAAGCTGTGGCGCAGCAATGGCAGCCTGCACACACTGGCCTGCCACCCGCCCCTGAGCCCAGGGCCCTGGGCCACCCAGGCCCGGGCACAACTGCTGCATGCCCTCAGCCTAGATGAGGGTGGCCCAGAGCCCGAGCCCAGCCTGTCTGACTCCTCCAGTGGGGGTAGTTTTGGCCGTAGCCCCGGCACTGGCCCTAGCCCCTTCAGCTCCTCTCTGGGCCACATTAACCACCTTGGTGGCTCCCTGGACCGGGCCTCGAGAAGCCCCAAGGAGGCTGGGCCACTGGCTATGATGAGCTGCCTGCCAGAGCCACCACCCCCCTACGAGTTCTCCTGCCCCACCACTGAAGAGATGGTGGCCATTCCGCCTGACACCTGTGAGGACCTGAAGCGAGTCCTCGGCGATGAGGATGGCTCCAACCCCTTCACACAG GTGCTGGAGGAgcgccagcacctgtggctgtcTGAGCTGAAGCGCCTGTATGTGGAGCGGCTGCATGAGGTGGCCCAGAAGGCTGAGCGTAGCGAGCGCAACCTCCAGCTGCAGCTGTTCATGGCCCAGCAGGAGCAGCGGCGCCTACGCAAGGAGCTGCAGGCTCAGCAGGGCCTGGCCCTGGAGCCTCGGCCCCCTGGCACTCTCCCAGAGGCTGACCCCAGTGCACGACCAGAGGAGGAAGCACGATGGGAG GTGTGCCAGAAGACAGCGGAGATTAGCCTCTTGAAGCAGCAGCTGCGGGAAGCCCAAGCGGAACTGACCCAGAAGCTGGCTGAGATCTTCAGTCTGAAGACGCAACTTCGGGGCTGCCGGGCACAAGCCCAGGCTCAGAGTGCAGAACTGGCCCAGCTGCGTGAGGCTGTGCGCAGCCTTCAGGAGCAGGCCCCTCGGGAGGAGGCCCCAGGCAGCTGTGAGACTGATGACTGTAAGAGCAGGGGGCTGCTGGGGCAggcaggaggaagtgaggccAGAGATAGTGCTGAGCAGCTGCGAGCTGAGCTGCTACAAGAACGGCTCCGGGGCCAGGAGCAGGCTCTGCGCTTTGAGCAGGAACGGAGGACTTGGCAGGAGGAAAAGGAGCGTGTGCTGCGCTACCAGCGGGAGATCCAGGGGGGCTACATGGACATGTACCACCGCAACCAGGCACTGGAGCAGGAACTGCGGGCACTGAGGGAGCCCCCCACGCCCTGGAGTCCTCGGCTGGAGTCCTCTAAGATCTGA
- the N4BP3 gene encoding NEDD4-binding protein 3 isoform X1 gives MATAPDPADIAMGSVGSLLERQDFSPEELRAALAGSRSTRQPDGLLRKGLGQRELLSYLHLPKKDGKTTKRAPRNDPADYATLYYREHPRAGDFSKTSLPERGRFDKQCRIRPSVFKSAAGNGKGVLSMQSLAAHKGQKLWRSNGSLHTLACHPPLSPGPWATQARAQLLHALSLDEGGPEPEPSLSDSSSGGSFGRSPGTGPSPFSSSLGHINHLGGSLDRASRSPKEAGPLAMMSCLPEPPPPYEFSCPTTEEMVAIPPDTCEDLKRVLGDEDGSNPFTQVLEERQHLWLSELKRLYVERLHEVAQKAERSERNLQLQLFMAQQEQRRLRKELQAQQGLALEPRPPGTLPEADPSARPEEEARWEVCQKTAEISLLKQQLREAQAELTQKLAEIFSLKTQLRGCRAQAQAQSAELAQLREAVRSLQEQAPREEAPGSCETDDCKSRGLLGQAGGSEARDSAEQLRAELLQERLRGQEQALRFEQERRTWQEEKERVLRYQREIQGGYMDMYHRNQALEQELRALREPPTPWSPRLESSKI, from the exons ATGGCCACAGCCCCCGACCCTGCTGACATTGCCATGGGCAGCGTGGGCAGCCTGTTGGAACGTCAGGACTTCTCCCCTGAAGAGCTACGTGCAGCACTTGCTGGGTCCCGGAGCACCCGCCAGCCTGATGGGCTCCTCCGGAAGGGCTTGGGCCAGCGTGAACTCCTCAGCTACCTGCACCTCCCCAAGAAGGATGGCAAGACCACCAAGCGGGCCCCTCGGAATGACCCTGCTGACTATGCCACCCTCTACTACCGGGAACATCCTCGAGCCGGAGACTTCAGCAAGACTTCTCTGCCTGAGCGGGGTCGCTTTGACAAG CAGTGCCGCATTCGCCCATCAGTGTTCAAGTCTGCAGCAGGCAATGGGAAGGGTGTCCTGTCCATGCAGAGCCTGGCAGCCCATAAGGGTCAGAAGCTGTGGCGCAGCAATGGCAGCCTGCACACACTGGCCTGCCACCCGCCCCTGAGCCCAGGGCCCTGGGCCACCCAGGCCCGGGCACAACTGCTGCATGCCCTCAGCCTAGATGAGGGTGGCCCAGAGCCCGAGCCCAGCCTGTCTGACTCCTCCAGTGGGGGTAGTTTTGGCCGTAGCCCCGGCACTGGCCCTAGCCCCTTCAGCTCCTCTCTGGGCCACATTAACCACCTTGGTGGCTCCCTGGACCGGGCCTCGAGAAGCCCCAAGGAGGCTGGGCCACTGGCTATGATGAGCTGCCTGCCAGAGCCACCACCCCCCTACGAGTTCTCCTGCCCCACCACTGAAGAGATGGTGGCCATTCCGCCTGACACCTGTGAGGACCTGAAGCGAGTCCTCGGCGATGAGGATGGCTCCAACCCCTTCACACAG GTGCTGGAGGAgcgccagcacctgtggctgtcTGAGCTGAAGCGCCTGTATGTGGAGCGGCTGCATGAGGTGGCCCAGAAGGCTGAGCGTAGCGAGCGCAACCTCCAGCTGCAGCTGTTCATGGCCCAGCAGGAGCAGCGGCGCCTACGCAAGGAGCTGCAGGCTCAGCAGGGCCTGGCCCTGGAGCCTCGGCCCCCTGGCACTCTCCCAGAGGCTGACCCCAGTGCACGACCAGAGGAGGAAGCACGATGGGAG GTGTGCCAGAAGACAGCGGAGATTAGCCTCTTGAAGCAGCAGCTGCGGGAAGCCCAAGCGGAACTGACCCAGAAGCTGGCTGAGATCTTCAGTCTGAAGACGCAACTTCGGGGCTGCCGGGCACAAGCCCAGGCTCAGAGTGCAGAACTGGCCCAGCTGCGTGAGGCTGTGCGCAGCCTTCAGGAGCAGGCCCCTCGGGAGGAGGCCCCAGGCAGCTGTGAGACTGATGACTGTAAGAGCAGGGGGCTGCTGGGGCAggcaggaggaagtgaggccAGAGATAGTGCTGAGCAGCTGCGAGCTGAGCTGCTACAAGAACGGCTCCGGGGCCAGGAGCAGGCTCTGCGCTTTGAGCAGGAACGGAGGACTTGGCAGGAGGAAAAGGAGCGTGTGCTGCGCTACCAGCGGGAGATCCAGGGGGGCTACATGGACATGTACCACCGCAACCAGGCACTGGAGCAGGAACTGCGGGCACTGAGGGAGCCCCCCACGCCCTGGAGTCCTCGGCTGGAGTCCTCTAAGATCTGA